One window from the genome of Lysobacter helvus encodes:
- a CDS encoding nuclear transport factor 2 family protein: MKAIASACLLVLFAAALPAKDADTDHPDIRAVVESFRTSILQRDKPRFLALFVQAEAPWQSVLSDVSLAQVKRDRPDAMKAKFAPSNNPTQFIDGIVASKNSSEETFDNVRIDTDGDVATVAFDYKFLSNGKTTNWGKECWLLVRTDAGWKITTLVYSVILPKH; the protein is encoded by the coding sequence ATGAAAGCCATCGCAAGCGCCTGCCTGCTGGTGTTGTTCGCCGCAGCACTTCCCGCCAAAGACGCGGACACCGACCATCCGGACATCCGCGCCGTCGTCGAATCGTTCCGCACGTCGATCCTCCAGCGGGACAAGCCGCGATTCCTCGCGCTGTTCGTGCAGGCGGAGGCGCCGTGGCAGAGCGTGCTGTCGGACGTGAGCCTCGCGCAGGTAAAACGCGACCGGCCGGACGCCATGAAGGCCAAGTTCGCACCGTCCAACAATCCGACGCAGTTCATCGACGGCATCGTCGCCAGCAAGAACAGCAGCGAAGAAACCTTCGACAACGTCAGGATCGATACCGATGGCGACGTGGCCACGGTGGCGTTCGATTACAAGTTCCTGTCCAACGGCAAGACGACCAACTGGGGCAAGGAATGCTGGCTGCTGGTGCGCACCGACGCGGGTTGGAAAATCACGACGCTGGTGTATTCCGTCATCCTGCCCAAGCACTGA
- a CDS encoding ExeA family protein: MYLEHWGLKEPPFSITPDPRFVFLSERHRDALAHLLFGVGQGGGGGFVQLTGEVGTGKTTLCRLLLEQLPENTRVALVLNPRLTAIELLETLCEELHLDIGRTHGSTKALVDTLNTYLLDAYAKGLHVVLIIDEAQNLSVDALEQVRLLTNLETDTQKLLQIILLGQPELREILARSDMRQLAQRITARYHLMPLDANETGAYLRHRFRVAGGLHSPFSASAVQRVHKHSGGVPRLINVIAERALLGGYAHDATKIEASDIDRAAREALAPARRETPAWKWAIAAGAVLASILAWMWWPRATPSSTMPAQPSVAQAATRSSVAALKPVKPVKPVIPFVAAAALPARLEGVDASGLPAWSALLHEWKSGADPSVASTCPPAIEAGLYCLRARNGTLDKVFAQGRPVLLHLRAKDGASTWALLLGADAVRARVQIDTQTFDVDRLALVRAWNGESIALWRGPDALTESLTPDGRGPAVDWVHAHLDPAYTGPAVLDSAMRSAVREFQASRGLTSDGVIGPATLMALAARDAGPRLRTQLD; the protein is encoded by the coding sequence ATGTACCTGGAACATTGGGGCCTCAAGGAACCGCCGTTCTCGATCACGCCGGATCCGCGCTTCGTGTTCCTCAGCGAGCGCCACCGCGACGCGCTCGCGCACCTGCTGTTCGGCGTGGGCCAGGGCGGCGGCGGTGGCTTCGTGCAGCTCACCGGCGAGGTGGGCACCGGCAAGACCACGCTGTGCCGCCTGTTGCTGGAACAACTCCCGGAGAACACCCGGGTCGCGCTGGTGCTCAACCCGCGCCTGACCGCGATCGAACTGCTCGAAACCCTGTGCGAGGAACTGCACCTCGACATCGGCCGGACGCACGGCAGCACCAAGGCGCTGGTCGACACGCTCAACACCTACCTGCTCGATGCGTACGCCAAGGGCCTGCACGTCGTGCTGATCATCGACGAAGCGCAGAACCTCTCCGTCGATGCACTGGAACAGGTGCGCCTGCTCACCAACCTTGAAACCGATACGCAGAAGCTGCTGCAGATCATCCTGCTCGGGCAGCCGGAACTGCGCGAGATCCTCGCCCGCAGCGACATGCGCCAGCTCGCGCAACGCATCACCGCGCGTTACCACTTGATGCCGCTCGATGCGAACGAAACGGGCGCGTACCTGCGCCATCGCTTCCGCGTCGCGGGCGGCTTGCATTCGCCGTTTTCCGCGAGCGCGGTGCAGCGCGTGCACAAGCATTCGGGCGGCGTGCCGCGCTTGATCAACGTGATCGCCGAACGCGCGTTGCTCGGCGGTTATGCGCACGATGCGACGAAGATCGAAGCATCGGACATCGACCGCGCGGCGCGTGAAGCGCTGGCGCCCGCGCGTCGCGAAACGCCGGCGTGGAAGTGGGCGATCGCGGCGGGCGCGGTGCTGGCGTCGATCCTCGCGTGGATGTGGTGGCCGCGTGCGACGCCGTCGTCGACGATGCCGGCGCAACCCTCCGTCGCACAGGCGGCCACGCGTTCGTCGGTGGCGGCGCTGAAGCCGGTGAAACCCGTGAAGCCGGTGATCCCGTTCGTCGCGGCGGCGGCGTTGCCTGCGCGCCTCGAAGGCGTCGACGCGTCGGGCTTGCCCGCGTGGTCTGCGTTGCTGCACGAATGGAAATCCGGCGCGGACCCGAGCGTCGCGTCCACGTGCCCGCCGGCGATCGAAGCGGGCCTGTATTGCCTGCGCGCTCGCAACGGCACGCTCGACAAGGTGTTCGCGCAGGGGCGGCCCGTGTTGCTGCACCTGCGCGCGAAGGACGGTGCGTCGACGTGGGCGTTGCTGCTCGGCGCCGATGCGGTGCGTGCGCGCGTGCAGATCGATACGCAGACGTTCGATGTCGATCGCCTCGCGCTGGTGCGCGCATGGAATGGCGAATCCATCGCGTTGTGGCGCGGGCCCGACGCGTTGACCGAATCCTTGACGCCCGATGGCCGCGGCCCCGCCGTCGATTGGGTGCACGCGCATCTCGACCCTGCATACACCGGCCCCGCCGTGCTCGACAGCGCGATGCGCAGCGCAGTACGCGAGTTCCAGGCCTCGCGCGGCTTGACGAGCGACGGCGTGATTGGTCCCGCAACCTTGATGGCATTGGCCGCGCGCGACGCGGGCCCGCGTCTTCGCACGCAGCTGGACTGA
- a CDS encoding DEAD/DEAH box helicase, whose protein sequence is MSTPDGEPAASLRFADLGLPPAIMAAVEAVGYETPSPIQAATIPALLENRDVLGQAQTGTGKTAAFALPILARIDLTKTKPQALVLAPTRELAIQVAEAFQKYAAHMPGFHVLPIYGGQSYQPQLSALKRGVHVVVGTPGRVIDHLERGSLDLSGLTSLVLDEADEMLRMGFIDDVETVLKKTPEGRRVALFSATMPSQVRRIAQTYLRNPVEVTIQAKTTTATNIRQRYWFVAGMHKLDALTRILEAEPYEAMIVFARTKLGTDELAQKLQARGLAAAAINGDVEQKLRERTIQRLKDGELDILVATDVAARGLDVERISHVLNYDIPYDTESYVHRIGRTGRAGRSGEAILFVTPREKGMLRAIERATRQPITEMQLPSVEAVNDRRVAKFLSRIGEALQTEGELDTYRDLVLRYQREHDVPLHDIAAALAKLVQGKTPLLLEPEKPRPAFERTERPDRAPRQDRASFDRPERPAFDRGDRGERPGAPRPPRKDVGPRSAPDAGMETYRIEVGHRHGVKPGNIVGAIANEADLESKYIGRIDIHDDFSLLDLPEGMPPELMTHLKKVRVAGQPLRISRMGEGGNTLPAHTPRSAPPRAPHRKGPPPRR, encoded by the coding sequence ATGTCGACCCCTGACGGCGAGCCCGCCGCGTCCCTGCGATTCGCCGACCTCGGCCTGCCCCCGGCCATCATGGCCGCGGTCGAGGCCGTGGGTTACGAGACCCCATCCCCCATCCAGGCCGCGACCATCCCCGCGCTGCTGGAGAACCGCGACGTCCTGGGCCAGGCCCAGACGGGCACCGGCAAGACGGCCGCGTTCGCGCTGCCGATCCTGGCGCGCATCGACCTCACCAAGACCAAGCCGCAGGCCCTGGTGCTCGCGCCCACGCGCGAACTGGCCATCCAGGTCGCCGAGGCCTTCCAGAAGTACGCCGCGCACATGCCCGGCTTCCACGTGCTGCCGATCTACGGCGGCCAGAGCTACCAGCCGCAGCTCTCCGCGCTCAAGCGCGGCGTGCACGTGGTGGTGGGCACGCCCGGTCGCGTGATCGATCACCTCGAACGCGGCTCGCTGGATCTCTCCGGCCTGACCTCGCTGGTGCTCGACGAAGCCGACGAGATGCTGCGCATGGGTTTCATCGACGACGTCGAGACCGTGCTGAAGAAGACGCCGGAAGGTCGTCGCGTCGCGCTGTTCTCCGCCACGATGCCCTCGCAGGTGCGCCGCATCGCGCAGACCTACTTGCGCAATCCGGTCGAAGTGACCATCCAGGCGAAGACCACCACGGCGACCAACATCCGCCAGCGCTACTGGTTCGTCGCCGGCATGCACAAGCTCGATGCGTTGACGCGCATCCTGGAAGCCGAGCCGTACGAGGCGATGATCGTGTTCGCGCGCACCAAGCTGGGCACCGACGAACTCGCGCAGAAGCTGCAGGCGCGGGGGCTCGCCGCCGCCGCGATCAACGGCGACGTCGAACAGAAACTGCGCGAACGCACCATCCAGCGCCTGAAGGACGGCGAGCTCGACATCCTCGTGGCCACCGACGTCGCCGCGCGCGGCCTGGACGTGGAACGCATCAGCCACGTGCTGAACTACGACATCCCGTACGACACCGAAAGCTACGTGCACCGCATCGGCCGTACCGGCCGCGCGGGCCGCAGCGGCGAGGCGATCCTGTTCGTGACGCCGCGCGAGAAGGGCATGCTGCGCGCGATCGAGCGCGCCACGCGCCAGCCGATCACCGAAATGCAGTTGCCCAGCGTCGAAGCCGTCAACGACCGTCGCGTCGCGAAGTTCCTTTCGCGCATCGGCGAAGCGCTGCAGACCGAAGGCGAACTCGACACGTATCGCGACCTCGTGCTGCGCTACCAGCGCGAACACGACGTGCCGCTGCACGACATCGCCGCCGCGCTCGCCAAGCTGGTGCAGGGCAAGACGCCGTTGCTGCTGGAACCGGAGAAGCCGCGTCCCGCGTTCGAACGCACCGAGCGGCCCGACCGCGCGCCGCGCCAGGACCGCGCGAGCTTCGACCGTCCGGAACGCCCGGCCTTCGATCGCGGCGACCGTGGTGAACGCCCGGGCGCCCCGCGTCCGCCGCGCAAGGATGTCGGCCCGCGTTCGGCGCCCGACGCCGGCATGGAGACGTACCGCATCGAAGTGGGCCACCGCCACGGCGTGAAGCCCGGCAACATCGTCGGCGCGATCGCGAACGAAGCGGACCTGGAGAGCAAGTACATCGGCCGCATCGACATCCACGACGACTTCTCGCTGCTCGATTTGCCCGAAGGCATGCCGCCGGAACTGATGACGCACCTGAAGAAAGTGCGCGTGGCCGGCCAGCCGTTGCGGATCAGCCGGATGGGCGAGGGCGGCAACACGTTGCCGGCGCACACGCCGCGCAGTGCGCCGCCGCGGGCGCCGCATCGGAAGGGGCCACCGCCCCGTCGCTGA
- a CDS encoding M1 family metallopeptidase yields MTNSIKFPRWAIGLALVGTCALAATAPKAVVPATAPPVADDIPFASPHAAAVSVPSAPEAWGGARTGSEGTLSDRVVTYKIAATLDPDKHTIDGKQQLTWRNRSAVPVRSVYLHLYLNAFEGPGSTFYTEQKQNSFGFRSGVKVDKGGWGYTRLQRVEQGGAKVNWSYVHPDNGPSTDRTVVRLDLPEAVAPGGSTTLDIDFFNKLPRVSARTGYYGTFHLVGQWFPKIGVLELPGERGATAPRWNVHEFHMHSEFYADYGLYDVSLTVPKGWTVGATGEEQGAPVTSKDTVTHHFVQGDVHDFAWTADKRFAKPLDGVYHGANGPVQVRVLYHPEYESNAKPVLDATIASLAYFSKTLGDYPYKTVTAVVPPYNAREAGGMEYPTLFTADYVDDPRPGTLDRYMLDFVTIHEFGHGYFYGILGSNEFEEPMLDEGLNEYWDHRMERAAKTRITANTWLTKALKFDVSMNPFDEQRLGAMLDNPADPLGGNSWDRYSSGSYGTVYSRTATTMHDLEEMVGHDALERAFKQYYATWKFRHPSIADLQQTLAESTGQRALVERVFAQQVYGTQKVDDRIAKFESEEVLPAPGLVEWKGKPVELTQAQIDKTVDKLRETWKKAHPKAKDGEGPFPYHTHVVVKREGASVPQTVLVRFEDGSSKAFRWDDASGERWARWQLVTRSRAVSVQLDPERRINLDRDKLDDGQTREANTAASRRWTADVFAALQSLYSVMVTL; encoded by the coding sequence ATGACCAATTCCATCAAGTTCCCGCGCTGGGCCATCGGCCTTGCGCTCGTCGGTACGTGCGCGCTCGCCGCCACCGCACCGAAGGCCGTCGTTCCCGCCACCGCACCCCCGGTGGCCGACGACATTCCGTTTGCATCGCCGCATGCCGCGGCCGTGTCGGTGCCGAGCGCACCGGAGGCCTGGGGCGGCGCACGCACCGGCAGCGAAGGCACGCTGTCCGATCGCGTGGTCACCTACAAGATCGCCGCGACGCTCGATCCGGACAAGCACACGATCGACGGCAAGCAGCAACTGACCTGGCGCAACCGCAGCGCCGTGCCGGTGCGCAGCGTGTACCTGCACCTGTACCTCAATGCGTTCGAGGGTCCGGGCAGCACGTTCTACACCGAGCAGAAGCAGAACAGCTTCGGGTTCCGCAGCGGCGTGAAAGTGGACAAGGGCGGCTGGGGCTACACGCGCCTGCAGCGCGTCGAACAGGGCGGCGCGAAGGTGAACTGGTCGTACGTGCATCCCGACAACGGCCCGTCGACCGATCGCACCGTGGTGCGCCTGGACCTGCCGGAAGCCGTGGCGCCGGGCGGCAGCACGACGCTCGACATCGACTTCTTCAACAAGCTGCCGCGCGTCAGCGCACGCACGGGCTACTACGGCACGTTCCATCTCGTGGGCCAGTGGTTCCCGAAGATCGGCGTGCTCGAACTGCCCGGCGAACGCGGCGCCACCGCCCCGCGCTGGAACGTGCACGAGTTCCACATGCACAGCGAGTTCTACGCCGACTACGGCCTGTACGACGTGTCGCTGACGGTGCCGAAGGGCTGGACCGTCGGCGCCACGGGCGAAGAGCAAGGCGCGCCGGTGACCAGCAAGGACACGGTGACGCACCACTTCGTGCAGGGCGACGTGCACGACTTCGCGTGGACCGCCGACAAGCGTTTCGCCAAGCCGCTCGACGGCGTGTACCACGGCGCGAACGGCCCGGTGCAGGTGCGCGTGCTGTACCACCCGGAATACGAATCGAACGCCAAGCCGGTGCTGGATGCGACGATCGCGTCGCTGGCGTATTTCTCCAAGACGCTCGGCGACTACCCGTACAAGACGGTCACCGCCGTCGTCCCGCCGTACAACGCGCGCGAAGCCGGCGGCATGGAATACCCGACGCTCTTCACCGCCGACTACGTGGACGACCCGCGTCCCGGCACGCTCGACCGCTACATGCTCGACTTCGTGACCATCCACGAATTCGGCCACGGCTACTTCTACGGCATCCTCGGCTCGAACGAATTCGAAGAGCCCATGCTCGACGAAGGCCTGAACGAGTACTGGGACCACCGCATGGAGCGCGCCGCGAAGACGCGCATCACCGCGAACACGTGGCTGACGAAGGCGCTGAAGTTCGACGTGTCGATGAACCCGTTCGACGAGCAGCGCCTCGGCGCGATGCTCGACAACCCGGCCGATCCGCTGGGCGGCAATTCGTGGGACCGCTATTCCAGCGGCAGCTACGGCACGGTGTACTCGCGCACGGCGACGACGATGCACGACCTGGAGGAAATGGTCGGGCACGATGCGCTGGAGCGCGCGTTCAAGCAGTACTACGCGACGTGGAAGTTCCGCCACCCGAGCATCGCCGACCTGCAGCAGACCCTCGCCGAGTCGACGGGCCAGCGCGCGCTGGTCGAGCGCGTGTTCGCGCAGCAGGTGTACGGCACGCAGAAGGTCGACGACCGCATCGCGAAGTTCGAAAGCGAGGAAGTGCTGCCGGCGCCGGGCCTGGTGGAGTGGAAGGGCAAGCCGGTCGAACTCACGCAGGCCCAGATCGACAAGACCGTCGACAAGCTGCGCGAGACCTGGAAGAAGGCGCATCCCAAGGCGAAGGACGGCGAAGGTCCGTTCCCGTACCACACGCACGTGGTGGTCAAGCGCGAAGGCGCGTCGGTGCCGCAGACCGTGCTGGTGCGCTTCGAGGACGGCAGCTCGAAGGCGTTCCGCTGGGATGACGCCAGCGGCGAACGCTGGGCCCGCTGGCAGCTCGTGACGCGCAGCCGCGCGGTGTCGGTGCAGCTGGATCCGGAACGCCGCATCAACCTCGACCGCGACAAGCTCGACGACGGCCAGACGCGCGAAGCCAACACGGCTGCGTCGCGTCGCTGGACCGCCGACGTGTTCGCCGCCCTGCAATCCCTCTATTCCGTGATGGTGACCCTGTGA
- a CDS encoding general secretion pathway protein GspB — MSLILEALRKSEAERRRAQVPDLLAEPQPAAPVARRAAPRWPLWIAAALVALVPILVMLRNEPAQPVDGLGTKASVPVQDVAISSDVAAIDRPAPRPAPAIKRPLVIAPPAPAAPTTHTAAPTVAAVATPPPPPPRALPAPPTPAPSPVVQDNYERVTDLGPDERKALPPLKFSMHMWNDVPAQRFVIIDGTRLVVGDHLGPLVVADILSDGVLLDWNGRALKLPLR; from the coding sequence ATGTCGCTGATCCTCGAAGCCCTGCGCAAATCGGAAGCCGAGCGTCGCCGCGCGCAGGTGCCGGACCTGCTGGCGGAACCGCAGCCGGCGGCGCCCGTCGCGCGACGGGCTGCGCCGCGCTGGCCGTTGTGGATCGCAGCGGCGCTCGTCGCATTGGTCCCGATCCTGGTGATGCTGCGCAACGAACCCGCCCAACCCGTCGATGGCCTCGGGACCAAGGCGTCCGTGCCCGTGCAGGATGTCGCGATATCGAGCGATGTGGCCGCGATCGATCGCCCTGCCCCGCGCCCCGCGCCTGCGATCAAGCGCCCGCTCGTGATCGCACCGCCCGCACCCGCCGCGCCGACGACGCACACCGCCGCACCCACGGTCGCCGCGGTCGCAACGCCGCCACCGCCGCCACCGCGCGCATTGCCCGCACCGCCCACGCCCGCCCCGTCGCCCGTCGTGCAGGACAATTACGAACGCGTCACCGACCTCGGCCCCGACGAACGCAAGGCGCTGCCGCCGCTGAAATTCAGCATGCACATGTGGAACGACGTCCCCGCGCAGCGCTTCGTCATCATCGACGGCACGCGCCTGGTCGTCGGCGACCATCTCGGCCCGCTGGTGGTCGCCGACATCCTGTCCGATGGCGTGCTGCTCGACTGGAACGGGCGTGCGTTGAAGTTGCCGTTGCGGTGA
- a CDS encoding DoxX family protein, with translation MNQNTQNDLGRLILRVILGALVLLHGIAKLRGGMGGIVGMVEAHGLPGVLGYGVLAGEVLGPLMLIAGFYARIGALLVAINMLFAFALVHMADLTHINEQGGWALELQGMYLFTAIALALLGPGRYSVNGR, from the coding sequence ATGAACCAGAACACACAGAACGACCTGGGACGCCTGATCCTGCGCGTCATCCTGGGCGCACTCGTGCTTTTGCACGGCATCGCGAAACTGCGCGGCGGCATGGGCGGCATCGTCGGCATGGTCGAAGCGCACGGGCTGCCCGGCGTGCTCGGCTACGGCGTGCTCGCCGGCGAAGTGCTCGGACCGCTGATGCTCATCGCGGGCTTCTACGCGCGCATCGGTGCGTTGCTCGTCGCGATCAACATGCTGTTCGCCTTCGCGCTCGTGCACATGGCCGACCTGACGCACATCAACGAGCAAGGTGGTTGGGCGCTCGAACTGCAGGGCATGTACCTGTTCACCGCAATCGCACTGGCGCTGCTCGGGCCGGGGCGCTACAGCGTCAACGGACGCTGA
- a CDS encoding dihydrofolate reductase family protein, producing MSQVFVNIALSLDGYMAPEGMTLAHWDTADYKDWGAKWGAMMGWLLKQRYFRENHGFGAGGEIGAVNDMVRRTMERTGANIMGKRMFEQGEASWPEEAPFHTPVFVLTHEKREPWVRPGGTTFFFVNDGAESALAQARAAAGDRDVRISGGADVVQQYLNLGVVDALEIALAPVMFGGGRRLFENVREPLPQFKVDHVLAGPDATHVRYVRT from the coding sequence ATGAGCCAGGTTTTCGTCAACATCGCCCTCAGCCTCGACGGCTACATGGCCCCGGAGGGCATGACGCTCGCGCACTGGGACACCGCCGATTACAAGGACTGGGGCGCGAAGTGGGGCGCCATGATGGGCTGGCTGCTCAAGCAGCGGTACTTCCGCGAGAACCACGGTTTCGGCGCCGGCGGCGAGATCGGTGCGGTCAACGACATGGTGCGCCGCACGATGGAGCGCACGGGCGCCAACATCATGGGCAAGCGGATGTTCGAGCAGGGCGAGGCGTCGTGGCCCGAGGAGGCGCCGTTCCACACGCCGGTCTTCGTGCTGACGCACGAAAAGCGCGAGCCGTGGGTGCGCCCGGGCGGCACGACGTTCTTCTTCGTCAACGACGGCGCCGAAAGCGCGCTGGCGCAGGCTCGGGCGGCGGCCGGCGATCGCGACGTCCGCATCTCGGGCGGCGCGGACGTGGTGCAGCAATACCTGAACCTGGGCGTCGTCGATGCGCTCGAGATCGCGCTGGCGCCGGTGATGTTCGGCGGCGGGCGGCGCCTGTTCGAAAACGTGCGCGAGCCGTTGCCGCAGTTCAAGGTCGACCACGTGCTGGCGGGACCGGACGCGACGCACGTGCGCTACGTGCGCACGTAA
- a CDS encoding M36 family metallopeptidase has product MKVIATTCAVGLLSAAVALAVQAAAAAPGARDDRAATHVTRGSNGQALTVPSQAAPSTVVANFLRGKGVGAGALSALRVRSDAPGIKGVRQLRMQQEVGGLVVHGAYVKAAVGRNGALLSVIENLAPVPATGLQAAKIDETGALRVALSARRIAGAAPARVLKAGAATKFAKARGFHEGPIVTRVAVPMADGGMQVGFVVETWREAGNDLVETLVSGDGRVLDTSHRTARDDYRVFTVDPDKTPQAIVSGPVGWLFNGSNLSDNIAGNNVHAYLDTDNNGLPDAGGTRVANRRFLATFDPNVQPSDGSNPDVAVQNLFYLNNVIHDRLYAAGFDEAAGNFQENNFGLGGNAKGSDSVNAEAQDGGSTDNANFATPNDGRNPRMQMYLWSSPEPDHQVLAGGNTFAARRAEFSPPFTPSGLQGTVVAALDGGGASNADGCEAITTNVSGRIALVDRGTCTFVVKAANAQAAGAVAMIVANNQAGDPIVMGGTDPQIPAVMVTQAAGATLRASSPIAATIRVIDPPLIRRDGDVDSDIVWHEYGHGLTWRMIDRMDGPLGGAIGEGMGDTLAIIVNDDDSVAEYATGLPNGLRTERYANYSRTYGDIQGTEVHFDGEVYGAIGWQVWKNFQAAGFTADQTLAVLVDGMNYTPAEPTFEDMRDGILAPLTDVGRQCLVWRAFAKYGVGVGAHGSARGTKVVIRESFAVPAACGAP; this is encoded by the coding sequence ATGAAAGTCATCGCAACGACCTGCGCGGTCGGCCTGCTGTCGGCTGCCGTCGCCCTTGCCGTCCAGGCCGCCGCCGCCGCTCCGGGCGCGCGCGACGATCGCGCCGCCACCCATGTCACCCGCGGCTCGAACGGACAGGCGCTGACTGTGCCCTCGCAGGCGGCGCCTTCGACGGTCGTCGCGAACTTCCTGCGCGGGAAGGGGGTCGGCGCCGGCGCCCTCAGTGCCTTGCGCGTGCGGTCCGATGCGCCCGGCATCAAGGGCGTCCGGCAGCTGCGCATGCAGCAGGAAGTCGGCGGCCTCGTGGTGCATGGCGCCTACGTCAAGGCCGCGGTTGGCCGCAATGGCGCACTGCTGAGCGTCATCGAGAACCTCGCGCCTGTGCCCGCCACCGGCCTGCAGGCGGCGAAGATCGACGAAACCGGCGCACTGCGCGTGGCGCTGTCCGCGCGCAGGATCGCCGGCGCTGCCCCCGCACGCGTGCTGAAGGCGGGCGCCGCCACGAAGTTCGCGAAAGCCCGCGGCTTCCACGAAGGCCCGATCGTGACCCGCGTCGCCGTGCCGATGGCCGATGGCGGAATGCAGGTGGGGTTCGTCGTCGAAACCTGGCGCGAAGCGGGCAACGACCTTGTCGAAACGCTGGTGTCCGGCGATGGCCGCGTGCTCGACACGAGCCACCGCACGGCGCGCGACGACTATCGCGTCTTCACCGTGGATCCGGACAAGACGCCGCAGGCGATCGTCAGCGGGCCGGTGGGCTGGCTGTTCAACGGCAGCAACCTGAGCGACAACATCGCCGGCAACAACGTGCACGCCTACCTGGACACCGACAACAACGGACTCCCGGACGCCGGCGGCACGCGCGTTGCGAACCGCCGTTTCCTCGCCACTTTCGACCCGAACGTGCAGCCCTCCGACGGCAGCAACCCGGATGTCGCGGTGCAGAACCTGTTCTACCTCAACAACGTCATCCACGATCGCCTGTATGCCGCGGGCTTCGACGAAGCCGCGGGCAACTTCCAGGAAAACAACTTCGGCCTGGGCGGCAACGCCAAGGGCAGCGATTCGGTGAACGCCGAAGCGCAGGATGGCGGCAGCACGGACAACGCCAACTTCGCCACGCCGAACGACGGGCGCAATCCGCGCATGCAGATGTACCTGTGGTCGTCGCCGGAACCGGACCATCAGGTGCTCGCCGGCGGCAATACGTTCGCAGCGCGCCGCGCGGAGTTCTCGCCGCCGTTCACCCCGTCGGGCCTGCAGGGGACGGTCGTCGCCGCCCTCGACGGGGGTGGGGCGAGCAACGCCGACGGTTGCGAGGCCATCACCACCAACGTCAGCGGGCGGATCGCGCTGGTCGATCGCGGCACGTGCACCTTCGTCGTCAAGGCGGCCAACGCGCAGGCGGCGGGCGCGGTCGCCATGATCGTGGCGAACAACCAGGCCGGCGATCCGATCGTCATGGGTGGCACGGACCCGCAGATTCCCGCGGTGATGGTGACGCAGGCCGCGGGCGCCACGCTCCGCGCGTCCTCGCCGATCGCGGCCACGATCCGCGTGATCGATCCGCCGCTGATCCGGCGCGACGGCGACGTCGACTCCGACATCGTCTGGCACGAATACGGCCACGGCCTGACGTGGCGCATGATCGATCGCATGGACGGCCCGCTGGGCGGCGCGATCGGCGAAGGCATGGGCGACACGCTGGCGATCATCGTCAACGACGACGACAGCGTCGCCGAATACGCCACGGGCCTGCCGAACGGCCTGCGCACGGAGCGTTACGCGAATTACTCGCGCACCTACGGCGACATCCAGGGCACCGAAGTGCACTTCGACGGCGAGGTGTATGGCGCGATCGGCTGGCAGGTCTGGAAGAACTTCCAGGCGGCGGGATTCACGGCCGACCAGACGTTGGCGGTCCTCGTCGATGGCATGAACTACACGCCGGCCGAACCGACGTTCGAGGACATGCGCGATGGCATCCTCGCCCCGCTGACCGACGTGGGCCGGCAATGCCTCGTGTGGCGTGCGTTCGCGAAGTACGGCGTGGGTGTCGGCGCGCATGGTTCGGCGCGCGGCACGAAGGTGGTGATCCGCGAGTCGTTCGCGGTGCCCGCGGCTTGCGGCGCACCCTGA